In Saccharothrix violaceirubra, the following are encoded in one genomic region:
- the dop gene encoding depupylase/deamidase Dop has translation MRRIMGTEVEYGIAVPGDATANPVLTSTQVVLAYAAAADIPRARRARWDYEVESPLRDARGFDLGHPGGHPGGDGDVEDLGAANVILTNGARLYVDHAHPEYSAPEVTNARDAVIWDKAGERVMEEAALRAATVPGQPRLQLYKNNVDGKGASYGTHENYLMKRATPFTAVIAGLTPFFVSRQVVTGSGRVGIGPAGEEAGFQLSQRSDYIEVEVGLETTLKRGIINTRDEPHADADKYRRLHVIIGDANLAEYSTYLKVGTTSLVLDMIEAGLRFDDLRLLEPVRSVHRISHDPTLKTRVELAGGRKFTGLDLQYAYYERAAEFVDREGVGDREVLRVWGEVLDALSRDPQECADRLDWVAKLRLLEGYRARDGLAWGSPRLSLVDLQYSDVRLDKGLYNRLVARGSMKRLVSEEEVRAAILAPPEDTRAYFRGRCLERYPAAVAAASWDSVIFDLGRESLVRIPTLEPLRGTKAHVGALLEASDTAEQLVEALTRG, from the coding sequence ATGCGGAGGATCATGGGAACCGAGGTCGAGTACGGCATCGCGGTGCCGGGTGACGCGACGGCCAATCCGGTGCTCACTTCGACACAGGTGGTGCTCGCGTACGCCGCCGCGGCCGACATCCCGCGCGCCCGGCGGGCCCGTTGGGACTACGAGGTCGAGTCGCCGTTGCGGGACGCGCGCGGGTTCGACCTCGGGCACCCGGGCGGCCACCCGGGCGGCGACGGGGACGTCGAGGACCTCGGCGCGGCCAACGTCATCCTCACCAACGGCGCCCGGCTCTATGTCGACCACGCCCACCCCGAGTACTCCGCGCCCGAGGTCACCAACGCCCGTGACGCGGTGATCTGGGACAAGGCGGGTGAGCGGGTGATGGAGGAGGCCGCCCTGCGCGCCGCCACCGTGCCCGGCCAGCCCCGCCTCCAGCTCTACAAGAACAACGTGGACGGCAAGGGCGCCAGCTACGGCACCCACGAGAACTACCTCATGAAGCGCGCCACGCCGTTCACCGCGGTGATCGCCGGGCTGACGCCGTTCTTCGTCTCGCGGCAGGTCGTCACCGGTTCCGGCCGGGTCGGCATCGGGCCGGCGGGCGAGGAGGCCGGGTTCCAGCTGTCCCAGCGGTCGGACTACATCGAGGTCGAGGTCGGCCTGGAGACCACGCTCAAGCGCGGGATCATCAACACCCGCGACGAGCCGCACGCCGACGCGGACAAGTACCGCCGGTTGCACGTGATCATCGGCGACGCCAACCTCGCCGAGTACTCCACCTACCTCAAGGTCGGCACGACCTCGCTGGTCCTCGACATGATCGAGGCCGGCCTGCGCTTCGACGACCTGCGGCTGCTCGAACCCGTCCGGTCCGTGCACCGGATCAGCCACGACCCGACCCTCAAGACCCGGGTCGAGCTGGCCGGCGGTCGGAAGTTCACCGGGCTCGACCTCCAGTACGCCTACTACGAGCGGGCCGCCGAGTTCGTCGACCGGGAGGGCGTCGGCGACCGGGAGGTGCTGCGCGTCTGGGGCGAGGTGCTCGACGCCCTGTCCCGCGACCCGCAGGAGTGCGCCGACCGGCTCGACTGGGTCGCCAAGCTGCGCCTGCTGGAGGGCTACCGGGCCCGGGACGGGCTGGCGTGGGGCTCGCCGCGGCTGTCCCTGGTCGACCTCCAGTACTCCGACGTCCGCCTCGACAAGGGCCTGTACAACCGGCTCGTCGCGCGCGGCTCCATGAAGCGGCTGGTGAGCGAGGAGGAGGTGCGCGCCGCGATCCTGGCCCCGCCGGAGGACACCCGCGCCTACTTCCGCGGCCGGTGCCTGGAGCGGTACCCCGCCGCGGTGGCCGCCGCGTCGTGGGACTCGGTGATCTTCGACCTGGGCCGCGAGTCGCTCGTGCGCATCCCGACGCTCGAACCGCTGCGCGGGACGAAGGCGCACGTCGGAGCCCTGCTCGAAGCCTCCGACACGGCCGAGCAGCTCGTCGAGGCGCTCACCAGGGGCTGA
- the prcB gene encoding proteasome subunit beta produces MDHSSTGRYPAASLPPAYLRPGSSSFTDFLRAQAPELLPSNRSFPEGAVQVPHGTTIVALTYQGGVVIAGDRRATTGNVIAQRDMKKVFITDDHSAVGIAGTAGLALEIVRLYAVELRHYEKIEGVSLSLDGKANRLSAMIKGNLDAALAGLAVVPLLAGYDVDAPDPDRAGRIVSYDVTGGRYEDTQGYQAVGSGSLFAKSALKKLYDPDADQDTAVRTAVEALYDAADDDSATGGPDVIRRIYPLVVTITAEGAAHLPEDRAATVAEAVVEGRRV; encoded by the coding sequence ATGGACCACAGCTCGACCGGGCGCTACCCGGCCGCGTCGCTGCCCCCGGCCTACCTCAGGCCGGGGTCGTCGTCGTTCACCGACTTCCTCCGCGCCCAGGCGCCCGAACTGCTGCCCTCGAACCGGAGTTTTCCCGAGGGCGCGGTCCAGGTGCCGCACGGCACCACCATCGTCGCCCTGACCTACCAGGGCGGCGTCGTGATCGCCGGCGACCGCCGCGCGACCACGGGCAACGTCATCGCCCAGCGTGACATGAAGAAGGTCTTCATCACCGACGACCACTCGGCCGTCGGCATCGCCGGTACCGCGGGCCTCGCCCTGGAGATCGTCCGCCTCTACGCGGTCGAGCTGCGGCACTACGAGAAGATCGAGGGTGTGTCGCTGTCGCTGGACGGCAAGGCCAACCGGCTCTCGGCGATGATCAAGGGCAACCTCGACGCCGCGCTCGCGGGCCTGGCCGTGGTCCCGCTGCTCGCCGGCTACGACGTCGACGCGCCCGACCCCGACCGCGCGGGCCGGATCGTCTCCTACGACGTCACCGGCGGCCGGTACGAGGACACGCAGGGCTACCAGGCGGTCGGCTCCGGCTCGCTGTTCGCCAAGTCCGCGCTCAAGAAGCTCTACGACCCCGACGCGGACCAGGACACGGCCGTGCGCACCGCCGTCGAGGCGCTCTACGACGCGGCCGACGACGACTCGGCCACCGGCGGCCCCGACGTGATCCGCCGCATCTACCCGCTGGTCGTGACGATCACCGCCGAGGGGGCGGCACACCTGCCGGAGGACCGCGCGGCCACCGTCGCCGAGGCGGTCGTCGAAGGCCGCCGGGTCTGA
- a CDS encoding ubiquitin-like protein Pup — translation MAQEQVQRQGGGDGDDNGDGAAAGQERREKLGEDVDAILDEIDDVLEENAEDFVRAYVQKGGQ, via the coding sequence ATGGCCCAGGAACAGGTTCAGCGCCAAGGCGGCGGTGACGGCGACGACAACGGCGACGGCGCGGCGGCGGGTCAGGAACGCCGGGAGAAGCTCGGCGAGGACGTCGACGCCATCCTCGACGAGATCGACGACGTGCTGGAAGAGAACGCCGAGGACTTCGTCCGCGCCTACGTGCAAAAGGGCGGCCAGTAG
- the prcA gene encoding proteasome subunit alpha has product MTMPLYASPEQILRDRSEYARKGIARGRSVVVLRYADGVLFVAENPSSTLHKVSEIYDRIGFAAVGRYSEFENLRQAGIRFADVRGYQNDPRDVTGRSLANVYAQTLGSIFTEQIKPLEVEICVAEVGVRPADDTLYRLTYDGSIVEEPQYSVMGGQADATSTALKDAYAEGLDLADAVRVAVKALSAGSTSTGNGKELLGSNKLEVAVLERDRPRRAFRRIGGDALASLVAPPEADGEAAEEPVADKPVTDVNLPPNDDEK; this is encoded by the coding sequence GTGACGATGCCGTTGTACGCCTCACCGGAGCAGATCCTCCGCGACCGTTCCGAGTACGCCCGCAAGGGCATCGCGCGCGGGCGCAGCGTCGTCGTGCTCCGCTACGCCGACGGCGTCCTGTTCGTCGCGGAGAACCCGTCCAGCACCCTGCACAAGGTGTCCGAGATCTACGACCGTATCGGGTTCGCCGCGGTCGGCCGCTACAGCGAGTTCGAGAACCTGCGCCAGGCGGGCATCCGGTTCGCCGACGTCCGCGGCTACCAGAACGACCCGCGCGACGTGACCGGGCGGTCGCTGGCCAACGTGTACGCGCAGACCCTCGGCTCGATCTTCACCGAGCAGATCAAGCCGCTGGAGGTGGAGATCTGCGTGGCCGAGGTGGGCGTGCGCCCCGCGGACGACACGCTCTACCGGCTGACCTACGACGGCTCGATCGTCGAGGAGCCGCAGTACTCGGTCATGGGCGGCCAGGCCGACGCGACGTCGACCGCGCTCAAGGACGCGTACGCGGAGGGCCTCGACCTCGCCGACGCGGTCCGGGTCGCGGTGAAGGCGTTGAGCGCGGGCAGCACCAGCACCGGCAACGGCAAGGAGCTGCTCGGCTCGAACAAGCTGGAGGTGGCCGTCCTCGAACGGGACCGGCCGCGTCGGGCCTTCCGCCGCATCGGGGGCGACGCGCTGGCGTCGCTGGTGGCGCCCCCGGAAGCCGACGGGGAGGCCGCCGAGGAACCCGTGGCGGACAAGCCGGTGACGGACGTGAACCTGCCGCCCAACGACGACGAGAAGTGA
- a CDS encoding bifunctional phosphatase PAP2/diacylglycerol kinase family protein: MRRSAAIRPTGLDEGMKRLSKAANHSVLWFAVAALLAARKGRPRRAALRGVAAIAGASAGANLVGKTLFPRRRPAAELLDLPRRLAKRPTSSSFPSGHAASAAAFTTAIALESPATALVIAPIAAAVAYSRVHTGVHWPSDVAVGALAGVGAGLLTRRWWPAGREDAASAREHAHLEALEEGEGLVVVVNPGSGLGGPLPGGASPADRIREELPKAVVVDIADLDTVMTDHSPRALGVAGGDGSVAAVSALAAEHRLPLVLIPAGTLNHFARDVGILDLADTAHAVGEGNGVLVDLSTVSVDGADPRWFVNTASLGGYPDMVRLRERLRNRWGKWPAAAIALGRVLRSAKPLRVELNDEPHLVWMLFVGNGPYRPKGFAPTVRPALDAGVMDVRFIRADTRLSRLRFFVGAALGSLHRSRTYRHMEVRRLRVRVLGRPVAIATDGEVGPIGTSFDFVSRPAALAIYRD; this comes from the coding sequence ATGCGGCGCTCGGCCGCGATCCGACCCACCGGTCTCGACGAGGGGATGAAGCGGCTGTCCAAGGCCGCGAACCACAGCGTGCTGTGGTTCGCCGTCGCCGCGCTGCTCGCCGCGCGCAAGGGCCGGCCACGCCGGGCGGCGCTGCGCGGGGTCGCGGCGATCGCCGGTGCCAGCGCCGGGGCGAACCTCGTGGGCAAGACGCTGTTCCCCCGCCGCCGACCGGCCGCCGAGCTGCTCGACCTGCCCCGTCGGCTGGCCAAGCGGCCCACGTCGTCGTCGTTCCCGTCCGGGCACGCGGCGTCGGCGGCGGCGTTCACCACGGCGATCGCGCTGGAGTCGCCCGCGACCGCGCTGGTGATCGCGCCGATCGCGGCGGCGGTGGCGTACTCGCGCGTGCACACCGGCGTGCACTGGCCGTCGGACGTGGCGGTCGGCGCGTTGGCGGGGGTGGGCGCGGGCCTGCTGACCAGGCGCTGGTGGCCGGCCGGGCGCGAGGACGCCGCGTCGGCCCGGGAGCACGCGCACCTGGAGGCGTTGGAGGAGGGCGAGGGGCTCGTCGTCGTGGTCAACCCCGGTTCGGGGCTGGGCGGACCCCTTCCGGGTGGCGCGAGCCCGGCCGACCGGATCCGCGAGGAGTTGCCCAAGGCCGTGGTCGTGGACATCGCCGACCTGGACACGGTCATGACCGACCACTCGCCGCGCGCGCTCGGCGTGGCGGGCGGGGACGGGTCGGTGGCCGCGGTGTCCGCCCTGGCCGCCGAGCACCGGTTGCCGCTGGTGCTGATCCCGGCCGGGACGCTCAACCACTTCGCCCGGGACGTGGGCATCCTCGACCTGGCCGACACCGCGCACGCGGTGGGCGAGGGCAACGGCGTGCTGGTGGACCTGTCCACCGTGTCGGTGGACGGCGCCGACCCGCGCTGGTTCGTCAACACCGCGAGCCTGGGCGGCTACCCGGACATGGTGCGGCTGCGCGAGCGGTTGCGGAACCGGTGGGGCAAGTGGCCGGCGGCGGCGATCGCACTGGGCCGCGTGCTGCGGTCGGCGAAACCGCTGCGGGTGGAGTTGAACGACGAACCGCACCTGGTGTGGATGCTGTTCGTGGGCAACGGCCCGTACCGGCCCAAGGGGTTCGCGCCGACCGTGCGCCCGGCGCTGGACGCGGGCGTGATGGACGTGCGCTTCATCCGGGCGGACACCCGGCTGTCCCGGCTGCGGTTCTTCGTCGGCGCGGCGCTGGGGTCGTTGCACCGCAGCCGCACCTACCGGCACATGGAGGTGCGGCGGCTGCGGGTGCGCGTGCTCGGCCGCCCGGTGGCGATCGCGACCGACGGCGAGGTCGGACCGATCGGTACCTCGTTCGACTTCGTGTCGCGCCCGGCGGCGCTGGCGATCTACCGCGACTGA